One genomic region from Equus asinus isolate D_3611 breed Donkey chromosome 8, EquAss-T2T_v2, whole genome shotgun sequence encodes:
- the LOC106834623 gene encoding HLA class II histocompatibility antigen, DQ beta 2 chain isoform X3: MSGKMAPQIPRGLWTAAMMAMLVVLSTPVAEGRDSPQDFVFQLKGQCYFTNGTERVRLVTRLIYNREEFVRFDSDVGEFQAVTELGRHIAKDWNGQKDVLEQKRAELDTVCRHNYQVEALTTLQRRVEPRVTISPSRTGVLNHHNLLVCSVTDFYPGQIKVRWFRNDQEERAGIVSTPLIRNGDWTFQILVMLEMTPQRGDVYTCHVEHPSPQSPITVEWRCDSQRPLVSGGIT, translated from the exons ATGTCTGGGAAGATGGCTCCGCAGATCCCCAGGGGCCTTTGGACAGCAGCTATGATGGCGATGCTGGTGGTGCTGAGCACCCCGGTGGCTGAGGGCAGAGACTCTCCAC AGGATTTCGTGTTCCAGCTTAAGGGCCAGTGCTACTTCACCAACGGGACGGAGCGGGTGCGGCTCGTGACCAGACTCATCTACAACCGGGAGGAGTTCGTGCGCTTCGACAGCGACGTGGGGGAGTTCCAGGCAGTGACCGAGCTGGGGCGGCACATTGCCAAGGACTGGAACGGACAGAAGGACGTCCTGGAGCAGAAGCGGGCCGAGCTGGACACGGTGTGCAGACACAACTACCAGGTGGAGGCCCTCACGACCTTACAGCGCCGAG TGGAACCCAGAGTGACCATCTCCCCATCCAGGACAGGGGTTCTAAACCACCACAACCTGCTGGTCTGCTCGGTGACAGATTTCTATCCGGGCCAGATCAAAGTTCGGTGGTTCCGGAATGACCAGGAGGAGAGAGCCGGTATTGTGTCAACCCCCCTTATTAGGAACGGAGACTGGACCTTCCAGATCCTTGTGATGCTGGAAATGACCCCCCAGCGAGGAGATGTCTACACCTGCCACGTGGAGCACCCCAGCCCCCAGAGCCCCATCACAGTGGAGTGGC
- the LOC106834623 gene encoding HLA class II histocompatibility antigen, DQ beta 1 chain isoform X2, which yields MSGKMAPQIPRGLWTAAMMAMLVVLSTPVAEGRDSPQDFVFQLKGQCYFTNGTERVRLVTRLIYNREEFVRFDSDVGEFQAVTELGRHIAKDWNGQKDVLEQKRAELDTVCRHNYQVEALTTLQRRVEPRVTISPSRTGVLNHHNLLVCSVTDFYPGQIKVRWFRNDQEERAGIVSTPLIRNGDWTFQILVMLEMTPQRGDVYTCHVEHPSPQSPITVEWRTHSESAQSKILCGIGSFVLGLIFLGLSLIIHHRSQKGCDSQRPLVSGGIT from the exons ATGTCTGGGAAGATGGCTCCGCAGATCCCCAGGGGCCTTTGGACAGCAGCTATGATGGCGATGCTGGTGGTGCTGAGCACCCCGGTGGCTGAGGGCAGAGACTCTCCAC AGGATTTCGTGTTCCAGCTTAAGGGCCAGTGCTACTTCACCAACGGGACGGAGCGGGTGCGGCTCGTGACCAGACTCATCTACAACCGGGAGGAGTTCGTGCGCTTCGACAGCGACGTGGGGGAGTTCCAGGCAGTGACCGAGCTGGGGCGGCACATTGCCAAGGACTGGAACGGACAGAAGGACGTCCTGGAGCAGAAGCGGGCCGAGCTGGACACGGTGTGCAGACACAACTACCAGGTGGAGGCCCTCACGACCTTACAGCGCCGAG TGGAACCCAGAGTGACCATCTCCCCATCCAGGACAGGGGTTCTAAACCACCACAACCTGCTGGTCTGCTCGGTGACAGATTTCTATCCGGGCCAGATCAAAGTTCGGTGGTTCCGGAATGACCAGGAGGAGAGAGCCGGTATTGTGTCAACCCCCCTTATTAGGAACGGAGACTGGACCTTCCAGATCCTTGTGATGCTGGAAATGACCCCCCAGCGAGGAGATGTCTACACCTGCCACGTGGAGCACCCCAGCCCCCAGAGCCCCATCACAGTGGAGTGGC GGACACACTCTGAATCTGCCCAGAGCAAGATACTCTGTGGAATCGGGAGCTTCGTGCTGGGGCTGATCTTCCTTGGGCTGAGTCTCATCATCCATCACAGGAGCCAGAAGG